In Flagellatimonas centrodinii, a single window of DNA contains:
- the pglX gene encoding BREX-1 system adenine-specific DNA-methyltransferase PglX has product MNKSALKKYAPQARRDFIAAVTQRAQRLGLDPARPATVQQTGDVLLIDGQAYSSNWSGLRSQLQARIKDQGFAQVMDAMAYTWFNRLVAIRYMELHGFLDHGYRVLSHPANKDTGHTQPEILDHINELDLPGLDRSRALDLKLAGNRDEELYREVLLAQCHALHKAMPFLFESLDDATELLLPDGLLRTDSILGKLVTAIDEADWQDVEIIGWLYQFYISEKKDQVIGKVVKSEDIPAATQLFTPNWIVKYLVQNSLGRLWLMANSTSQLATKWEYYIQPAEQTPEVNAQLDTLIQARIKEDGATLNPESLTLLDPACGSGHILVEAYDLLRDIYLERGYRRQDIPRLILEMNLFGLDIDDRAAQLAGFALLMKARADDRRLFGQPVVLNVLALQEAKEGSAAELHSALNAPQIDYATVSQLFETFEQAKTFGSLIQISDELASALPDLQRELEAVRGGGDMLGQDAAETLLRLVEQAEVLAKQFDAVVANPPYMGGKGMNADLKAWAKKTFPASKADLFAMFIERGFGWCKPAGFNGMVTMQSWMFLSSFEDMRTKLLENRSISTMAHLGARAFSEISGEVVQTTAFVLQQRHITGFCPVFFRLVDGSEPAKAEALRTNQNRFDTTFQDEFIKVPGSPIAYWLTQDGISTFVDQPKLADVGKTRRGLQTGQKDKFIRYWHECDSRQIEFRYLSRNEAIESPAKWFMFNNGGDFRKWFGNLDLVVNWKNNGSELKEFPGSIIPSEELYFEQAVAWPRITTTTLGFRLHPEGVLPGDLSPCYYTDDHLVALGYLNSSSAGYFLNAINPTITSPVGDIAKIPIPRLSDSERTSIVDAVSQLIEIHKADWNNREQSWDFCSIEGVKPGGRGALCGWAAKLKDQENRAREKTLALESELQRTMARLCLVESVVSTAADPLEICIEQQNDSSRAAALTSYAIGCMMGRYSLDAPGLIYAHAGNEGFDPSRYETFPADDDGIVPITDEAWFDDDGANRIREFVRVVWGEDTEAENMAWLAESLGSKASESVDDTIRRYLSRDFYKDHLQTYKKRPIYWLFSSGKHKAFEALVYLHRYNAGTLSRMRMEYVVPLQSRMQARIDKLEDDITSTTSSAQQKALRKQKDKLAKQLEELRSFDEKLRHFADQRITLDLDDGVKVNYGKFGDLLAEVKAVTGGSSDES; this is encoded by the coding sequence ATGAACAAATCCGCCCTCAAGAAATACGCGCCCCAAGCCCGTAGGGACTTCATCGCCGCCGTCACTCAGCGCGCCCAGCGTCTGGGGCTGGACCCGGCGCGGCCTGCCACGGTGCAGCAAACCGGGGACGTGCTGCTGATTGACGGCCAAGCGTATTCCTCCAATTGGTCCGGGCTGCGTAGCCAACTTCAGGCCCGCATCAAAGACCAAGGCTTTGCCCAGGTGATGGACGCCATGGCCTACACCTGGTTCAACCGCCTGGTGGCCATCCGCTACATGGAGCTGCACGGCTTCCTGGACCATGGCTACCGCGTGCTCAGCCACCCGGCCAACAAAGACACTGGCCACACCCAGCCCGAGATCCTCGATCACATCAATGAGCTGGATCTGCCCGGCCTCGACCGCAGCCGCGCGCTGGATCTCAAGCTCGCAGGCAACCGCGACGAAGAGCTGTACCGCGAGGTGCTGCTGGCTCAGTGCCACGCCTTGCACAAGGCCATGCCCTTCCTGTTCGAATCGCTGGACGACGCCACCGAGCTGCTGCTGCCCGACGGCCTGCTGCGCACCGATTCCATCCTGGGCAAGCTCGTCACTGCCATCGACGAGGCCGACTGGCAGGACGTCGAAATCATCGGCTGGCTCTACCAGTTCTACATCAGCGAGAAGAAGGATCAGGTCATCGGCAAGGTGGTGAAAAGCGAGGACATCCCCGCCGCCACTCAGCTCTTCACCCCCAACTGGATCGTCAAATACTTGGTGCAGAATAGCCTCGGCCGCCTGTGGCTGATGGCCAACTCCACAAGCCAACTGGCGACCAAGTGGGAGTACTACATCCAGCCCGCCGAGCAGACGCCCGAAGTCAACGCCCAGCTCGACACGCTCATTCAGGCCCGGATCAAAGAGGACGGCGCCACCCTCAACCCCGAGTCCCTCACGCTGCTCGACCCGGCCTGCGGATCCGGCCACATCCTGGTGGAAGCCTACGACCTGCTGCGCGACATATACCTGGAGCGTGGCTACCGCCGGCAGGACATCCCCCGCCTGATTCTGGAAATGAACCTCTTCGGCCTGGACATCGACGACCGTGCCGCCCAGCTCGCCGGTTTTGCCCTGTTGATGAAGGCGCGGGCGGATGATCGGCGGTTGTTTGGGCAGCCTGTGGTGTTGAATGTGTTGGCTTTGCAGGAGGCGAAGGAAGGCAGCGCGGCGGAACTGCACAGCGCGCTGAATGCGCCGCAGATTGACTATGCGACGGTGAGCCAGCTTTTTGAGACGTTTGAGCAGGCCAAGACCTTTGGATCGTTGATTCAGATTTCCGATGAACTGGCGAGTGCCTTGCCGGATTTGCAGCGTGAGCTGGAGGCCGTACGCGGCGGTGGCGACATGCTAGGGCAGGATGCGGCGGAAACATTGCTGCGGCTGGTGGAGCAGGCGGAAGTGCTAGCCAAGCAGTTTGATGCTGTAGTGGCGAATCCGCCGTATATGGGCGGCAAAGGCATGAATGCTGACTTGAAGGCTTGGGCAAAGAAAACCTTCCCGGCCAGCAAGGCCGATCTGTTCGCCATGTTCATAGAACGCGGTTTTGGCTGGTGCAAGCCGGCCGGCTTCAACGGCATGGTGACGATGCAGAGTTGGATGTTCCTATCCAGCTTTGAGGACATGCGGACGAAGCTGCTCGAAAATCGCAGCATCAGCACGATGGCGCACCTGGGCGCACGGGCCTTCAGCGAGATCTCCGGCGAAGTCGTACAGACCACTGCTTTTGTGCTTCAACAAAGGCATATAACTGGTTTCTGCCCGGTGTTTTTCCGGCTAGTTGACGGGAGTGAACCGGCTAAAGCCGAAGCCCTGCGCACAAATCAGAATCGTTTTGATACAACGTTTCAAGATGAATTCATTAAGGTGCCCGGCAGTCCTATCGCCTATTGGCTAACACAGGACGGAATCTCGACCTTTGTCGATCAACCAAAATTGGCTGACGTAGGAAAAACACGTCGAGGCTTACAGACCGGCCAGAAAGACAAATTCATTCGTTATTGGCATGAATGTGATTCGCGACAGATCGAGTTCAGGTACTTGAGCAGAAATGAAGCCATCGAGTCTCCAGCAAAGTGGTTCATGTTCAACAATGGAGGTGATTTTCGAAAATGGTTTGGGAATTTGGATCTTGTCGTAAACTGGAAGAATAATGGAAGTGAGCTTAAGGAGTTCCCTGGATCCATCATCCCAAGTGAGGAATTGTATTTTGAGCAGGCCGTGGCTTGGCCGAGAATTACAACCACGACCCTTGGTTTTCGACTGCATCCGGAAGGCGTGTTGCCGGGAGATTTGTCTCCGTGCTACTACACCGATGACCACCTTGTAGCTTTGGGGTATTTGAACAGCAGCAGCGCCGGCTACTTTTTGAATGCAATTAACCCTACGATAACTTCACCTGTGGGGGATATCGCCAAGATCCCCATACCCAGATTGAGCGATTCCGAGCGCACATCAATTGTTGATGCTGTTAGTCAACTGATCGAAATTCACAAAGCCGATTGGAATAATCGGGAACAATCTTGGGATTTTTGTTCGATTGAGGGGGTCAAGCCAGGCGGCCGAGGGGCACTCTGTGGTTGGGCGGCAAAACTAAAAGATCAAGAAAACCGTGCTCGCGAGAAGACATTGGCGTTGGAATCCGAGCTGCAACGGACGATGGCAAGGCTTTGCCTTGTTGAATCCGTGGTTTCGACAGCGGCAGATCCCCTAGAGATTTGCATTGAACAACAAAATGACTCTTCTCGGGCGGCTGCTCTGACTTCATACGCCATCGGCTGCATGATGGGCCGCTATAGCCTCGACGCCCCCGGCCTGATCTACGCCCACGCTGGCAACGAAGGCTTCGACCCTAGCCGTTACGAAACCTTCCCGGCCGACGACGACGGCATCGTCCCCATCACCGACGAAGCCTGGTTCGACGACGACGGCGCCAACCGCATCCGCGAATTCGTCCGCGTCGTCTGGGGCGAAGACACCGAAGCCGAAAACATGGCTTGGCTTGCCGAATCTCTCGGCAGCAAAGCCAGTGAGTCCGTCGACGACACCATCCGCCGCTACCTCAGCCGCGACTTCTACAAAGACCACCTGCAGACCTACAAAAAGCGGCCCATCTACTGGCTGTTCAGCTCCGGCAAACATAAAGCCTTCGAAGCCCTCGTGTACCTGCACCGCTACAACGCCGGCACACTCTCCCGCATGCGCATGGAATACGTCGTCCCCCTCCAGTCCCGCATGCAAGCCCGCATCGACAAGCTGGAAGACGACATCACCAGCACCACCAGCAGCGCCCAACAAAAAGCCCTGCGCAAGCAAAAAGACAAACTCGCCAAACAGCTCGAAGAACTCCGCAGCTTCGACGAAAAACTCCGCCACTTCGCCGACCAACGCATCACCCTGGATCTGGATGACGGCGTGAAGGTCAACTACGGCAAGTTCGGGGATCTGTTGGCAGAGGTGAAAGCGGTGACGGGAGGTAGTTCAGATGAGTCTTAA
- a CDS encoding nucleotidyl transferase AbiEii/AbiGii toxin family protein, which translates to MALYEQYARQVRLLVDVLPYVAQESCFALKGGTAINLFVRDLLRLSVDIDLAYLPIASREASLTDARAALTRIATALSERLPGAQARQDHNREDSLRIVVLRQGIQIKIEVSPVLRGTLHPPEVMDVSPGVETEFGFASMPVLAMPDLYGGKLCAALDRQHPRDWFDVKLLLDAGELSREVFEGFLVYLISHGRPMHELLGGRWKPLEAVYKTQFEGMTREPMSLADLESVRDRLLSRLKQLMTAKDKAFLLSVKQGEPDWALFPHTGVDRLPAVQWKLHNIRLMKPVQQAKAIELLRQTLEQYGEA; encoded by the coding sequence ATGGCACTGTATGAACAATACGCCCGGCAGGTTCGGCTACTGGTGGACGTTCTGCCCTACGTGGCCCAGGAGTCTTGCTTCGCATTGAAGGGCGGCACGGCCATCAATCTGTTTGTGAGGGACCTGCTACGACTGTCGGTGGACATAGACCTCGCGTATTTACCCATCGCCTCTCGTGAGGCATCACTGACGGATGCGCGGGCGGCGCTGACGCGCATCGCTACCGCTCTGTCAGAGCGATTGCCGGGGGCGCAGGCCCGCCAAGATCACAACCGCGAGGACAGTCTGCGGATCGTCGTTCTGCGGCAGGGCATCCAGATCAAGATCGAGGTTTCGCCGGTGCTGCGGGGCACGTTGCACCCCCCAGAGGTGATGGACGTGTCGCCAGGGGTGGAGACTGAATTCGGCTTTGCCTCGATGCCCGTACTCGCCATGCCGGACCTGTACGGTGGCAAGCTTTGCGCGGCGTTAGACCGGCAGCATCCACGCGACTGGTTTGACGTGAAGCTGCTGCTGGATGCGGGCGAGTTGAGCCGAGAGGTCTTCGAAGGGTTTCTGGTGTACCTGATCAGCCACGGGCGCCCAATGCACGAGCTGCTGGGGGGTCGTTGGAAGCCGTTGGAGGCTGTCTACAAAACCCAGTTCGAGGGCATGACGCGCGAGCCGATGTCGCTTGCTGACTTGGAGTCGGTGCGGGACAGACTTCTGAGCCGACTGAAGCAGTTAATGACAGCCAAGGACAAGGCATTTCTACTCTCTGTCAAACAGGGGGAGCCAGACTGGGCGTTGTTCCCGCATACGGGCGTTGACCGACTCCCCGCCGTGCAGTGGAAGCTACACAACATAAGGCTGATGAAGCCGGTACAACAGGCGAAAGCCATCGAGCTGCTCCGGCAGACGCTTGAACAATATGGGGAGGCCTGA
- the pglZ gene encoding BREX-1 system phosphatase PglZ type A: protein MPQPQSQGQVERIKAGLASLLAGGNRIIWWSDPDAELSEMVSEIDLEGVEIVSLEQESAFALKRRIELDAPKQPFVIYDNQPPPPVESDWLLDVRLYAARFEADATAMLIQDLGLKNQHLRDHLKARARFLASQERVERLKRWLQPDDLEPAIDLKMLAVAVRAEQPDVFHVFSALFSSLAALDEGAEPEGCAAFVAIQKLGLEAPFWVFAKATFGYSAVETKLWNLLLHLLVTDLGAALGSSLPVPLKPLLLTGPKAATVCVFLSQWRDSTLRQGAYDVLSSRVGRELNVSDLLADVPLSRLAVCMSFIAVERQLADRIRSALLNDSSDVVTHELRAVMTRRLDGYWANPRWPDTPEAPRKTWNAYYLAAQTAMRFFELCLPLPASLKFSSAGECVKRYTDELFEVDQLYRQYHEHADVVDQRGADTLQAVGQKVEDWYLNRFLQPLAQRWDGFIEGGLLEQWQVEGLPSQQAFFAREVLKYLSGDADRRVFVVISDALRYEVAEELSQQLNGKNRFLATLAAQLGVLPSYTKLGMASLLPHEVLSYNDKGLVLADGQSTEGLDQRSRLLNKHDGLALRAEDFLAMNKAQGREAVKDASVIYVYHNKIDAIGDTASTESETFSACRKAIDELDQIVSRIINNLNGHHVLVTADHGFLFRESDLEALDKNALAQKPGGTVVAKKRYLIGKGLPSVPQAHTGHVRNTAGCDDDMMFWLPKGVARFHFVGGARFVHGGAALQEVVVPVITVRQQRGAKAKATEIRKAGVTVLGSNFRVTTNRYAFTLLQAEAVSERVKPVAIRVGLYGPSNKPISNIEHLTLDSEAEDLGQRQRTVSLNLTAGPFNRSDTHHLVISDADTTVELMRTEVKIDLAFTNDFDF, encoded by the coding sequence ATGCCGCAGCCGCAGAGCCAAGGGCAGGTAGAGAGAATCAAGGCAGGACTCGCGTCGTTGCTGGCTGGGGGCAATCGCATCATCTGGTGGTCAGACCCTGATGCAGAGCTTTCCGAGATGGTCTCGGAGATAGATTTAGAGGGAGTTGAGATCGTCTCTCTTGAACAGGAATCTGCCTTTGCATTGAAGCGCCGGATTGAGCTGGACGCGCCGAAACAACCCTTTGTGATTTACGACAACCAGCCGCCACCGCCGGTTGAGTCCGACTGGCTACTGGATGTGCGCCTGTATGCCGCCCGCTTTGAGGCCGATGCAACCGCCATGCTGATTCAGGATTTGGGCCTGAAGAACCAGCATCTACGTGACCACTTGAAGGCGCGGGCTCGCTTTCTCGCCAGTCAGGAGCGGGTGGAGCGCCTGAAACGTTGGTTACAGCCTGATGATCTTGAACCCGCCATAGACCTGAAGATGCTGGCCGTTGCGGTGAGAGCGGAGCAGCCGGATGTATTTCATGTGTTCTCGGCACTCTTCAGCTCTCTCGCCGCGCTCGACGAAGGCGCTGAGCCCGAAGGTTGCGCTGCATTCGTGGCAATTCAAAAGCTCGGTTTGGAAGCGCCGTTCTGGGTTTTTGCAAAGGCGACTTTCGGCTACAGCGCGGTTGAGACGAAGCTCTGGAATCTGCTGCTACACCTGTTGGTGACCGATCTAGGAGCAGCTCTTGGCTCGTCGCTGCCCGTGCCCTTGAAGCCACTGCTGTTGACCGGCCCCAAAGCGGCGACGGTATGCGTATTTCTGTCTCAGTGGCGTGACAGCACCTTGCGGCAGGGAGCCTACGACGTGCTGTCGTCTCGGGTGGGCCGCGAGCTGAATGTGTCGGATCTTCTGGCGGACGTGCCCCTAAGCCGCCTGGCCGTGTGCATGAGCTTTATCGCGGTGGAGCGACAGTTGGCGGACCGCATTCGCTCGGCGCTGCTGAATGACAGCAGCGACGTGGTGACCCACGAGCTGAGAGCAGTGATGACTCGGCGCCTTGATGGTTACTGGGCCAATCCTCGTTGGCCAGATACACCGGAAGCGCCGCGCAAGACCTGGAACGCTTATTACCTGGCCGCGCAAACTGCGATGCGTTTCTTCGAGCTGTGTCTGCCGCTACCGGCCAGTTTGAAGTTTTCGTCGGCGGGCGAGTGCGTGAAACGCTACACCGATGAACTGTTCGAAGTAGATCAGCTCTACCGCCAGTATCACGAGCATGCTGATGTGGTGGATCAGCGCGGCGCCGATACCTTGCAGGCCGTGGGTCAAAAGGTGGAGGACTGGTATCTCAACCGTTTCTTGCAGCCCTTGGCGCAGCGGTGGGACGGCTTCATTGAAGGCGGACTGCTGGAGCAGTGGCAAGTCGAGGGGCTGCCGTCTCAGCAGGCGTTTTTTGCGCGCGAGGTGCTGAAGTATTTGTCAGGCGATGCGGATCGCCGGGTGTTCGTGGTGATCAGCGATGCGCTTCGCTATGAGGTGGCGGAGGAGCTCTCACAACAGCTCAACGGCAAAAACCGGTTTTTGGCGACGCTGGCAGCCCAATTGGGTGTGTTGCCGTCCTACACCAAGCTGGGCATGGCGAGCCTGCTGCCGCATGAGGTCCTGAGCTACAACGACAAGGGCTTGGTGCTGGCTGACGGACAATCAACTGAGGGCTTAGATCAGCGCTCCCGCTTGCTGAACAAGCACGACGGGCTGGCGCTGAGGGCTGAAGACTTCCTCGCGATGAACAAGGCGCAGGGGCGTGAGGCGGTGAAGGACGCCTCTGTGATCTACGTCTACCACAACAAAATCGACGCGATTGGCGACACCGCCAGCACCGAGAGCGAGACATTTTCGGCCTGCCGGAAAGCCATCGACGAGCTGGACCAGATCGTCAGCCGCATCATCAACAATCTCAACGGCCATCATGTGCTGGTGACCGCCGACCACGGGTTTCTTTTCCGGGAAAGCGACCTCGAAGCGTTAGACAAAAACGCGCTCGCCCAGAAGCCCGGTGGCACCGTGGTTGCCAAAAAGCGCTACCTGATCGGCAAGGGATTGCCCTCCGTACCGCAGGCCCACACGGGCCATGTGCGCAACACAGCAGGGTGCGACGACGACATGATGTTCTGGCTACCAAAGGGTGTCGCGCGATTCCACTTCGTCGGCGGTGCGCGCTTCGTCCATGGCGGTGCCGCGTTGCAGGAAGTGGTGGTGCCGGTCATCACCGTGCGCCAACAGCGCGGCGCAAAGGCCAAGGCGACTGAGATCCGCAAGGCCGGGGTCACGGTGCTGGGCAGTAACTTTCGTGTCACCACCAACCGCTATGCCTTTACGCTGTTGCAGGCCGAGGCGGTGAGTGAGCGCGTCAAGCCTGTCGCGATTCGGGTGGGCCTTTACGGACCCAGCAACAAGCCAATCTCAAACATCGAGCACCTGACGCTGGACAGTGAGGCCGAGGATCTTGGCCAACGCCAGCGGACCGTGAGCCTCAATCTCACCGCAGGACCCTTTAACCGATCCGACACCCATCACCTGGTGATCTCGGATGCCGACACAACGGTGGAGCTAATGCGCACCGAAGTGAAAATCGACTTGGCGTTTACCAATGACTTTGACTTCTGA
- a CDS encoding type IV toxin-antitoxin system AbiEi family antitoxin domain-containing protein, which produces MDAKINLLLSQLPRAAVATPPWLRTLDIDRNLTARYLRSGWLASVAAGAYTRAGDSPDWPGALWGLQKAGCPVWAGGQTALELSGLGQNLVMGAAPITLFGDPGAKLPKWAVGGPWRRPLTLFTPALLNETVAESTSFQTITAGEIALKISTPERAVLELAYGVHDEAGFEPLDHAMQGLMTLRPAAMQSLLEKCRLVRVVRLVLLLAEHYGHPWVKRVDLSALDLGSGKRQLWPGSSIHPKYLISVPKGFLNGTV; this is translated from the coding sequence GTGGACGCCAAGATAAACCTTCTCCTCTCTCAACTTCCGCGCGCCGCCGTGGCCACGCCGCCATGGCTGCGGACGTTGGATATCGACCGCAACCTCACGGCGCGCTATCTGCGGAGCGGCTGGCTGGCGTCCGTTGCAGCAGGGGCTTACACACGAGCTGGAGATTCCCCGGACTGGCCTGGAGCCCTCTGGGGCCTGCAAAAAGCAGGGTGCCCGGTTTGGGCGGGCGGACAGACCGCTTTGGAGCTCTCTGGACTTGGCCAGAATCTTGTCATGGGTGCGGCACCCATCACGTTGTTTGGTGACCCCGGCGCCAAGTTGCCCAAGTGGGCTGTAGGTGGTCCCTGGCGTCGGCCACTCACCCTGTTCACGCCAGCGCTGCTGAACGAGACTGTGGCCGAATCTACTTCATTTCAAACAATAACGGCCGGGGAGATAGCGCTCAAGATATCGACCCCCGAACGGGCTGTGTTGGAACTGGCTTACGGCGTACACGATGAGGCGGGCTTTGAGCCTCTGGACCATGCAATGCAAGGGCTGATGACCTTGCGCCCAGCCGCGATGCAATCACTACTGGAGAAATGCCGATTGGTGCGCGTTGTGCGCTTGGTGCTGCTGCTTGCTGAGCACTACGGCCACCCATGGGTGAAGCGGGTCGATTTGTCAGCGCTCGATCTCGGCAGCGGCAAGCGGCAGCTTTGGCCCGGAAGCTCGATCCACCCCAAGTACCTCATCAGTGTGCCGAAGGGGTTCCTGAATGGCACTGTATGA
- the brxL gene encoding protease Lon-related BREX system protein BrxL encodes MTLTSEIQPRDLDRLLNEHFAGRVVRKDLTKRLKEGANVPVYVLEYLLGMYCASDDQTVIDAGMETVKKILAENYVRPDEAEKVKSRIKERGSFKIIDKVSVTLNDKKDVYQALFHNLGVKDAEIHDRYVREFEKLLAGGIWCIVTLAYVFDEGSKTSPFVVTELKPIQMPNMDMDGLMKARDAFTEDEWIDVLLRSTGMEPTNLDRRACWHLLARMVGYVENNYNSCELGPRGTGKSHIYKEVSPNSILISGGQTTVANLFYNMARRIVGLVGMWDVVAFDEVAGITFKDKDGVQIMKDYMASGSFARGRDAISASASMMFIGNINQPVETLVKTSHLLAPFPAAMIDTAFFDRFHAYIPGWEIPKMRPEFFTDHYGLITDYLAEYLREMRKHNFADAIDKYFRLGKDLNQRDTIAVRRTTSGLLKLLYPHGKFDKEAVQRCLEYALEVRRRVKEQLKKIGGMEFYDVNFSYVDHKTDEERYVLVAEQGGGGLIPDAPSKPGVLHLITTGSNGHLGLYRIETQVTTGGGKLSTSGLGSSSQAKEALKVGFDYLKANANRVSAGSKVNEHDYHLHLVELHNSGAPRALTLASFIALCSGLVNRPVQQQLVILGDMSLGGNITPVDNLADCLQMALDAGAKRVLMPMASVGAIPTVPGELFGKFQVSFYADPVDAAFKAIGIS; translated from the coding sequence ATGACTTTGACTTCTGAAATTCAGCCGCGCGATCTCGACCGGCTGCTCAACGAGCACTTTGCCGGTCGCGTGGTCCGCAAGGACCTCACCAAGCGTCTCAAAGAGGGCGCCAACGTGCCTGTGTACGTGCTGGAGTACCTACTCGGCATGTACTGCGCGTCTGATGACCAAACGGTCATTGACGCGGGCATGGAGACCGTTAAAAAGATCCTGGCCGAAAACTATGTGCGCCCCGATGAAGCGGAGAAAGTGAAGAGCCGCATCAAGGAACGGGGCAGCTTCAAGATCATCGACAAGGTGTCGGTGACGCTGAACGACAAGAAGGATGTCTATCAGGCGCTGTTCCATAACTTGGGCGTGAAAGACGCCGAGATCCACGACCGCTATGTACGCGAGTTCGAGAAGCTGCTGGCAGGCGGCATCTGGTGCATCGTGACGCTGGCCTATGTCTTCGACGAGGGCTCCAAAACGTCGCCGTTCGTGGTGACCGAACTCAAGCCCATCCAGATGCCGAACATGGATATGGACGGGCTCATGAAGGCGCGGGATGCCTTCACCGAAGACGAGTGGATCGATGTACTGCTTCGATCCACAGGCATGGAGCCGACCAACCTTGATCGCCGCGCTTGCTGGCACCTGCTGGCGCGCATGGTTGGGTATGTGGAGAACAACTACAACAGCTGCGAGCTGGGCCCGCGCGGTACCGGCAAAAGTCACATCTACAAGGAGGTCAGCCCCAATAGCATCCTGATCTCTGGCGGCCAAACGACGGTGGCCAACCTGTTCTACAACATGGCGCGGCGCATCGTCGGACTGGTGGGGATGTGGGATGTCGTGGCCTTTGACGAGGTGGCAGGCATCACCTTCAAGGACAAGGACGGCGTCCAAATCATGAAGGACTACATGGCCTCCGGCTCGTTCGCACGGGGCCGCGATGCCATCTCGGCATCCGCCAGCATGATGTTCATCGGGAACATCAATCAGCCGGTAGAAACACTGGTGAAGACCAGCCACCTGCTGGCGCCGTTCCCGGCTGCGATGATCGACACGGCATTCTTTGATCGCTTCCATGCCTACATCCCAGGCTGGGAGATCCCCAAGATGCGTCCGGAGTTCTTCACGGATCACTACGGCCTGATCACTGACTATCTGGCCGAGTATCTGCGCGAGATGCGCAAGCATAATTTTGCGGATGCCATCGACAAGTACTTCCGGCTTGGCAAGGACTTGAACCAGCGCGACACCATCGCAGTGCGGCGGACCACGTCGGGGCTGCTGAAGTTGCTTTACCCGCATGGCAAGTTCGACAAGGAGGCCGTACAGCGCTGCCTGGAGTACGCGCTGGAGGTGCGCCGCCGGGTGAAGGAGCAGCTCAAGAAGATCGGCGGCATGGAGTTCTATGACGTGAACTTCAGCTACGTTGATCATAAGACCGATGAAGAGCGTTATGTGCTGGTGGCCGAGCAGGGCGGTGGCGGTCTCATCCCTGATGCGCCGTCGAAGCCTGGTGTCCTGCACCTGATCACTACAGGATCAAACGGACACTTGGGCCTGTATCGCATCGAGACGCAGGTCACGACAGGCGGCGGAAAGCTCAGCACCTCAGGTCTTGGGTCCAGTTCCCAAGCCAAAGAGGCGCTCAAGGTCGGATTCGACTACCTCAAGGCGAACGCTAATCGCGTCAGCGCAGGGAGCAAGGTCAATGAACACGACTATCACCTGCACTTGGTGGAGCTGCACAACAGCGGCGCGCCACGGGCGCTGACGTTGGCGAGCTTCATTGCGCTGTGTTCGGGCCTCGTGAACCGCCCGGTGCAACAACAACTGGTGATCCTGGGAGACATGAGCCTGGGTGGCAACATCACACCGGTCGACAATTTGGCCGACTGCTTGCAAATGGCTCTGGATGCGGGTGCCAAGCGCGTGCTGATGCCAATGGCCAGCGTGGGCGCCATCCCAACAGTCCCCGGCGAGCTTTTCGGCAAGTTCCAGGTGAGCTTTTATGCTGACCCCGTCGATGCCGCCTTCAAAGCGATAGGCATTTCATAG